The following nucleotide sequence is from Populus trichocarpa isolate Nisqually-1 chromosome 11, P.trichocarpa_v4.1, whole genome shotgun sequence.
GAAGACATCAAGCACCTGATCTTTGGATTTCAAACAAGTGGCCCAAATCTTCCTGgagtgatcatcaataaaactaacaaagtacAATGCACCTCCAAGAGACTTATCAATCATAGAGCAAACATCAGTATGaactaaatcaagaacatgTGACCTTCTATGTGAAGGTGATCTTTGAAATGCAACTCTATGTTGTTTACCAACTAAACAATGAGTACATGTGTTCAAGTTCATACCTTTTAAAGGAAGGTAGTTCTTCTTGGCAAGGATGCCAAGGCCTTTCTCACTCAAATGTCCAAGCCGCTTATACCATAGATCAGTAGAGCAATCTTCAATTGCATTCACCTCCCCTTTGATCACCTTGGCTTGTGACATGTAGagacccatcttcttccctttAGCAACAATTAGGGAATTTCTGGAGAGCTTCCATTTACCATCTCCAAAGTAACTGTGATAGCCTTCTTCATCAAGAGTACCTGTAGAGATTAAATATAGGCGCATATCAGGCACATGCCTAACATCTTTGAGTAGCAACTTGCACCCAGTATTGGTTTCCAACCAAATATCTCCAATGCCCACAACACTAGCCATCCCTTGATTTCCCATCCTAACTTGACCAAAGTCACCAGCTGTATAGGATGTGTAAAAATCACGTCGGGGTGTAACATGGTAAGAAGCTGCTGAATCTGCAACCCAGGTGGTATCTTGACATGCAAGATTAACACAACCATCATCACACACAATGGCAACATCACCATCAGATACAACTGCAGTTGTACCATTCTCTTCATTCTTGTCTTCATCTCTaccctttttatctcttttatacttTCTGCAATCCTTTTGCATATGCCCAGGCTTGTCACAATAATAACACTTAAAACCCTTCCTTGACTGAGATCTTCCTCTTGGCTTCCATTTGCCTTTTCTATTGCTGGATTCTCTATCTTGCTTGTCGTGAGAGAACCTGCTTTGACTTCTCCCTCGACTTTCTGTAACAAGTGCATGAGACTCGGAAATACTTGtccctttcctcctcttctcttcattgAGGATACAATCCTTCACTGTTTTCAAAGTGAGCTTTCCATTCGGAGTAGAATTGCTAAGTGACACTACCAAAGTCTCCCAACTATCCGGCAATGAACTCAATAGGATTAATGCTTGCATTTCATCGGCTAACTCAAGGTTCATCAATGACAGCTGATTCAAGAACCCTTGGAATACATTTATATGCACTGAAGCATCTTCACCATCTCTATACTTCAAATTCACAAGGTCTCTAAttacaaaaaccttgttttgtgcACTCTCCTTGGCAAAGGTTTCTTCCAACAGCTTCCACACTGTATAGCAGTCATGTTCTTGAGAAATGTGATTAATGGACTTAGAAGATACTCATTTTCTAACATTAGCGGTAGCCTTTCTATTTAGTCCATTCCATTTTGCATCATCCATATCATCAGGCTTTATTCCTTTACATTCAATCGGCAAAGCCAAATCATTGCAATATAAGTGATCCTCCATCATTGTTttccatagaaaataatttgaggaaGTGAGCTTTATCATGCCCGaatcttccttttccattttaactACACAAGAAATTCAATCTACACAaccaaatgctctgataccactttgttgggaaaactagggacaactaaccggatcaattcagcggaatacaattcacaattcacaagtcccaatcctttttccctctttgtgcagtaaaaaacagaatcaaacaatgaacaaatataatgcaacaatcacacaaatcaacaccaagattttttacgtggaaaacccgatgcgggaaaaaccacgggaccggagtccacctaaaaacttccactatcacaaataatgggttcacaattgttcttcctcagattcaactaagggctacaacatatatatcatcaagaacaacttattctcggattacaacaagattaaagagagtaatgttagagaaaagctcacaacactgacagcctcgttttctgtcaaaacgaccagcttccacaccaccaatcttcaatccaaccgttCAGAATGAAGAGGAACGTGTCTAGAAGTTGCTGTCCaaatctcagcccgatccaacggtgaacgaactggaaatcgaagaaagaagacagactgctctgctgcctcctcttctttctttctctcggtttttCTCTGCTCTCTTGTTCAAATTTGCTACTGCCTCTACAGTGGCAGTTTCATTTTAAATCAAAGAGGCAGCCAGCTGCctccttaattaatgtggtggtccccccatcacatggtgcgggaccacacaaCACAAATCTCGAATTTTATCAGCAGCGGTTGAAGGGATTTTCCTTATCCACTGGTAAGTATTCTATCTCATCATCCCTGTTAGCGACTCTCTCCAAATGGATTCGTAAGGCCATGGTgggttttttccttccttcacTACACTCTTTGGGATCGAGAGCTAAACCTAGCCCCTCTCGCTCAGTCTCAAACCATTATTGCCTGTACATTCCATTTCCTGATGCAGAGAGTAAGGGGGGAATTCAAAATGGATCGAGCAAACTCAAGTTTTGAAATTTAGTCTCAGCTCGTTAAAGAGTTTTAGGTTTCTGTTTGAAATTTGATTGCCATTTGTTAGTTTTAGCCACATTCAGGATATTGAAATTAACATTGTCATGGAGCAATTATTCCTTAAACCCTCGGATCGGATGCTTCTGCTTCCTGCAAAAATATTAAAGCCTGATCGCATACAGGTTCGTAGCTATGGTTCATAAATTGAGCAAACCAGGAGACAAACATACTGGAGCAGACAGCAGTGCGAGTACGTACGTACTACTTTAGCACTAACAGAACCATTGACATGCAGAAACAGTACGCTTGTTGTGATCATATTAGGACAAGATCTATAAATCTGTTCATAGTTTTTCATATCTAATGTTTTCTTTACACATGCATTTTGACTCGATTCTCTCATGCATTATTTCTCTTATAACTAACGTTAATTAACATATCGGAGAGTcgaattgttttttcaagaatAACAAAGTAATTCAGACACCAAGTTCATATTCAAGCTCGCGTGTCTAGGCCAAGATCGCAGCTCgtgaaaaactaatttttaagtGAAGACTTTATTGATTAATATTCGATCTTTTGAAGTGAAAATTATCTGTCGTGTTATAGCTTGATATTTGGAACCAAAACCCCGGCCTATCCATTAATTGGTATTctatattttgcaaagaaagtTGGTGCCattgtttttattctaattaGAGCACCTGAAGGAAATGTGACTCtttctcctatatatatataccaataacttaagctgttagatgaggTCTCAGGCCCATATTACCTTgcgcttaatttttatcaaataaatgggaatGGTCATGACCGCTTcgttatcaaggctctgataccatgttaaagaaccatctcaacccaatagcttaagctattaggtgatgtcttaggcccacattaccttatgcttaatttttatcaaataaatagggatggtgagattcgaactcgtgaccgcttagtcattaaggctttgataccatgtcaaagaatcatctcaacccaatagtttaagctgttaggtgaggtctcagacccacattaccttgtgcttaatttttattaaataaatggggatggtgagattcgaactcgtgaccgcttggccatcaaggctctgatatcatgtcaaagaatcatctcaacccaatagcttaagatgttaggtgaggtcctaggatatgatttatattattctctaacaatatAAACATCTTATTCACCAAATCCTTCATTCAACAAAAGTACTGTGAAACGGCAACTGCCACCTTTCACAGTGTTTCCTTACTCAAAGAGAAGAgaagtgatgaagaagatgacatGCGAAAGCTGTTTAAGTTTCTTTCATTCACATTAATGATATACCAGAAAGAAAAGTTCAGGTTAGGGTTTCATTCTAATTATTCCTCATTGAACTTTCAGCTTTTTTGCTGAAGATATATAGCCTGAAGTAATATCCCTGATCTTGTGCTGATTTATCATTCCTTTGACATTGCATGACATCTTTTCCACATTAATAGCTTTTCTATGTTGACGAGGATGAATGGAGCAGAGCAAGAAGGCTTCCATTtccatttgaattaattttcacTTGTCAAAGTGAAAATTTCTGGTTCGTGCAACGAGGCCTTATCCTTCTCTTCAATCCCTCTACTAGAGTCTTCAACTTCCATTCTCGGGTTTTGATATCCCCATGTTTGAGAGTTGTAGCTTAATTTCGCCATGCATGGCTGTGGTTTGGTTATCATCAACCACAAGATGATTACAAGGTGATAAGATGTGTTTAATCAATCTTAATTCCATCTTTAAAGAGATGATGGTCCATGAATGAGTATGGTGTGAAGAATCATGGACATTGCGTGGttccaaattattttcattcatattatttcatttttgaaGCTACTAGTTACAATACAATTAGCTAGAagatttattaagattttaatattaacttcactaaatttaaatgataaagTAGGTTAACTAAATTctattaaatctaatttaaatctattcaaattaatataaaaaatattttttaaaaaatttaaattatgatattaaaatcgATTTTTCACcattatcaatattaattttaaaaccagtaaaattaatcaagatataccaaatattcatattaattaaaaaaaaatctcaaaaacattATCCCAAATAGGTTAATGGAAACAccgttggattggaccatttgggATCCATTGGGCCATTCTCTAATCTATTAAACCTCTACTATTCCATCAATCCAAGCCCCCCcccaaagataaaataaaatccataccATTTTCTATGATGCTTCCTTGATATATAAggatcaacaacaaaaacactCCCATATTCACCTTCTCCAGATCTACCATAAATCACAAATCAGTTACTACAAGAAAGGCAGAGAcccaggaagaagaagaaaatggcaGGAGCACCAGATCATCTTTTCAATTTGCGTAACAATTTCTATTTAGGAGCATATCAAGCAGCAATCAACACCAGCGACCTTCCCAATCTCTCCCCTGACGACGCCGTTGAGCGTGACTCACTTGTTTATCGTTCTTACATTGCCCTTGCCAGCTACCAGGTTTAAAAAGTCTTAatcttttggtttcttttttggatttttgatctgggtttttttatcttgttgagGAAAGTTGAGAACTTTTTGTGTTTGGTTGTGTGCAGCTTGTGATTCATGAGATTGATGATGCCGCTGCTACTCCACTTCAGGCTGTGAAATTGCTCGCTTTGTATCTCTCAAGCCCTGAAAACAAGGTCCCATTCTGTTGGATCCGTTGTTGTTTTTTaccaagttttttaatttttttatgatctgTTAAGATTCTCgcattattgatttgtttttcgtGCTGGTGAGTGAgatctgttttttatttgtgggaTTTTAGTTAAGAAAAGATTCTGTTTTGGGGCTCTTAATTTTAGGGAATTCAAGTGTTTAGAGTGTAATGTTGTTTTTGAGTTTTGGCGAATCGGTTTTGGGTCGAATGATCTGATTTTGCGTAGTTTGGTTCTGGTTATATTTTGCAAGTTTATGTAAGAGTTGCTGATTAGTGTGTGCAATGTGGGATCCCGGTGGAGTTTCGAGTGATTTGATAAGAATCTGAAGACGTGCAAATAATTGAGAGTGTATGCTCAATTTTTCAAGTTCTTAGATTTGCCCATTTGAAAGAATGAAAGAGACAGATAATAAAATTTCCATGGCAAATGTGGTGTGAATCTCACCATTGTGTTGCCTCAATGTATATTCTTATATGTTGATTCTTGTGTTTGCACATGTAGATCTAGAAAGGGAAGCTATGTGTTAATGATCTGTGGATTCTTGGTGCTTGTAACATAAACTGGAAGATATAGAAACCCAAATTGCTATGCTTATTTGAGAGTTGCTAAATAGCGTGTTAAAAATGGGATTATGGTAGAGTTTAGGGTGATTTAAAATGAACCATTTGAGAACggatggttgatttttttaagactgTACATCTTTGGTTTTGAGAAAATATAATCAAACTTTGTTATGGCAAATATTGTGAGAATCTTACACCTGTGTTAGCACAAcatatattcttatattttgatttttgtgcGTTTGTGTGCATGCCTACTTGTTTGCATGTCTAGAAATTAGAAACAGAAGTTGTGTTTTAatgatttggttattttattgtatgtaaggtgaggtaaaagaaataaaggtCAAGAATGTGTGAAGTCTGTCTTAGTGATTGCTTGTAAATTAAACAGGAATCCACGATTTCAAGCTTGAAAGAGTGGTTGGCTGATTCAGCTATTGCGAACAATGCTATCTTGAGGTTGATTGCTGGAATCATATTCATGCACGAGGAGGATTACAATGAGGCTCTGAAACACACTAATGCTGGAGGCACAATGGAACTGTGAGTTCAATTTGATGTAGAATTGTTTAGCATATTATGCAACTAAACAACTAAACATACTTGCTCCCCCTGTTTAGAATGCTTAGCATTTTCTTGGTTCTTGTTCATTCATTAAAGTGTTGATGCAGAAATGTTTTTGATATTCTGGTGTATCTACATACACATGTATGTTGTAGGAattagttttcttggttttgttatGGCACTTATCTGATTTCTTTTCATGTtcgagttaaattgaaaataccaTGGACCAAATGATGGGAATTTTCACATACTTAGGCAAGGAAATCCCAGCAGATCATAAATTGCCACATCTGTATGCACATGTCAatgagataaaacaaaattgacatgCATGGGTTTGccttttattggtttttaatccTGATGTACTGTTTCTCCCGTTGCAGACATGCATTGAATGTCCAAATATTCCTCAAGATGCACAGGTCAGACTATGCAGAGAAACAGTTGAGGATCATGCAGCAGATTGATGAGGACCACACACTAACTCAACTTGCAACTGCATGGTTGAATCTGGCAGTTGTAAGTGCATCTTCTCCGTTTAGTTATAATTAGTTAGGTTTCAAGGAATGATGACATGCTGATATGCTGTTATATAAACCAGGGTGGATCAAAGATACAGGAAGCATATCTCATCTTCCAAGATTTCTCTGAGAAGTACCCAATGACAGGGTTAATCTTGAATGGAAAGGCTGTTTGTTGCATGCACATGGGTAACTTTGATGAAGCTGAAACACTGTTGCTTGAAGCACTAAACAAGGCAAGTTTAAAACAAAGAACCTTGTAATGTCTGCTGAGATCACGACTCACAACACCATGTTCAGTTTTCTGTAACATGACAAAACTGACTGTCTGTTTATGATATGTTATACTAATACATGAATGCAGTGTGTAATTCATATAACTGACTGGGTTTTCCTTGGTACCTGCAACAGGATGCAAAGGATCCAGAGACACTAGCCAATTTGGTTG
It contains:
- the LOC7485150 gene encoding coatomer subunit epsilon-1 isoform X2, which encodes MAGAPDHLFNLRNNFYLGAYQAAINTSDLPNLSPDDAVERDSLVYRSYIALASYQLVIHEIDDAAATPLQAVKLLALYLSSPENKESTISSLKEWLADSAIANNAILRLIAGIIFMHEEDYNEALKHTNAGGTMELHALNVQIFLKMHRSDYAEKQLRIMQQIDEDHTLTQLATAWLNLAVGGSKIQEAYLIFQDFSEKYPMTGLILNGKAVCCMHMGNFDEAETLLLEALQQDAKDPETLANLVVCSLHIGKSSSRYLSQLKLSHPDHVLVKRASSAEDNFERAVQSVA
- the LOC7485150 gene encoding coatomer subunit epsilon-1 isoform X1, yielding MAGAPDHLFNLRNNFYLGAYQAAINTSDLPNLSPDDAVERDSLVYRSYIALASYQLVIHEIDDAAATPLQAVKLLALYLSSPENKESTISSLKEWLADSAIANNAILRLIAGIIFMHEEDYNEALKHTNAGGTMELHALNVQIFLKMHRSDYAEKQLRIMQQIDEDHTLTQLATAWLNLAVGGSKIQEAYLIFQDFSEKYPMTGLILNGKAVCCMHMGNFDEAETLLLEALNKDAKDPETLANLVVCSLHIGKSSSRYLSQLKLSHPDHVLVKRASSAEDNFERAVQSVA